The genome window CATTTAGgattaggaaaaatgaaaaggtCTGACAATATTAAAAAATGGCCAAATACATGAGAAACCAGCTCTCTCACACTGCCCAAATGGTAAACAAACTTGGAGGCCAACCTGGTTGTGCCTAGAGAagttgaaaatgaacataaacacAATCCAGTAATTCTATTTCTATGTACTAAGCTATTCAGTAAACCATTGTTTAAcaaagatatggaaataaccctATTGTTCATCAccaggggaaaaaatacaattacAGCTCTAGTTCACTTCGTTGGACTGACCAAAGCCTCTACATAACAATGTTTTTAGATCTTGCAAAGAtaatattgactttttaaaaagagcgctggccagttggctcagcagtagatcgtcggcctggtgtgtggaagtcctgagtttgattcccggtcatggcgcacaggagaagcacccatctgcttctccacccctaacctctccttcctctctctgtctctctcttcctctcctgcagctaaggctccattggagcaaagttggcccaggtcctgaggatggctccattctctgcctcaggcactagaatggccctgattgcagcggagcaacgccccagagaagccaagcattgctccctggtgggcatgcccggtggatcctggtcgggtgtatgcgggagtctgtctgtctgcttctctcctgcttctcacttcagaaaaatacaaaaaataaaaataaataaaagatggtggtggtggggataaGTTGACAAAACCACACATGATATATTATTATCTTTAACTGTGTAGATTTTCATGATAACTTGGAGAATATACACTAAACTTATAATTATTTCTCAGAGTGGAAAGAGGCCTAAGAGAGATCATGGCAGTGAGAACAAAGGTAGATCTATCCTTGCCTTTTTGTACTTTTCAACATCCCTTGCTTTTCCAAGACCAAGTAGAGCAAAAACCTACTGGACATGAAGAGACAGCTGGATGTGAGCATCTTTTACTGGCACAAGTGTGTTTAAATTAAATGTGttgacatgggccctggccggttggctcagtggtagagcatcggcctggcatgcagaagtcctgggttcgattcccggccagggcacacaggagaggtgcccgtctgcttctccaccccttcccctctccttcctctctgtctctctcttcccctcccgcagctgaggctccactggagcaaagatggcccaggtgctggggatggctcctcagcctctgccccagggctagagtggctctggtcgcaacagagcgacgcccaggaggggcacagtatcgccccctggtgggcagagcgtcgccccctggtgggcgtgccaggtggatcccggtccggcgcatgtgggagtctgtctgactgtctctccccgtttccggcttcagaaaaatacagaaaaaaaaaaaaatgtgttgacaTGTGCAAAACAGAATTTTGAATAGACTTGCTCAAAGAACATCCTCCACTACCACCCCAGCTCCTTTTCAAGATGAATTTAGAAACCAGTTTATTGGTACAGCTAAACTATATTTTCAATATTGCTTGTCCTTACTgggaaaaatgaattttaaaaatctatgcaaGTAACTGAATGAAAACATTAGTGCAATGGGAGCAatatttcctggaaaaaaaaaatttcttgctcTCCAAaaactccattttatttttaatcctacaTTTCCCaggacatccatttgccaaagaaTAGATTGTGATATTCCTGAACTATAACAAGGAAAATTTCAGTTTCTAAAATTTAGTATAGGAATATGAGCCTTCAGACTTCTCAGAACCCTTTAATTTCTATGCACTGACATATCCACAATTGACCTAAGttgaaggacaaaaaaagaaaaacaaaacacaactctCAAGATTTGTTACTTATcacaaaaagtttatttcttgctcatgtaACATCTACTGTGAGGCCAGTCGCTCTCCAGGGCGCCCCCCTCCCAGGTGAGAACAGTCTGCTTCCATCTTGTGGCTCCACCATCTCAATATTTGGCTTAATCTCCTTTTCAGCCGGGCATCTTGCTCCCTCCTCCAGTACCCAGACTCCCTGAGTTCACACTCTCAGCTTCAATCTTCTACAGAATACACTGCCATCTCCTGTtattaggaaaaagaaagttGCCTAGCTTCGTGGTGGTAAGGATGTGACATGGGTTTCTGATGCTCTTCGATCAGAATGTCTAACCATCACTACTTCTTAATTATGCCTGTCTTCCATTTTATACTGTGCTTCAAATTCCTGAGCCTTACTGAAATTCTGTAAGGGAGAGCTGGGGACAGGGGAAAGATCATTTGcttctttgaaatatttccttCTGTATCCAAActatcatttttaatttccaaaatttattctGAGTTTGTCCACTTCTGTGCATTTTCAGTACTAACCCCTAAGTCAATTCGATGTTCTAAATAGTACTTCTCCTGCCCCCACACTGTCCACAGAACTAAGCtgattatttaaatatgtaaatcagataaTGTCTAGAGCTGTTTTAAATTTCCAATACCTTCTTATTTCaagttgaaaaatatttgaatacttAACATACCTGCCTGTCTCCTCCCATTCTATGACCAAGCATGAGTGAGCTTCCTTTCTATTCCAAAATAGACCTATTACACTTGCTCCTTCCCCTAAGCGGAAATCAACAGTGACTCCCGTTTTGTCAGTTGCATTTGGGAAAGGTCTCCTGCCCTAGGATACTTTCCCTGATCACCAGAAGCCAGGCCAGTCTCTGCCAGTTCTGCTCTGTCATCCCATCCTCACGTACTAccaatttaaattatattgtttatttatcaATGGACTTGTTTACTGAGAAGAAACAATGAATTAACCATGGAAAATATACAGACAGCTTTGAAAAAGCAGTACAATTGAAGAGAAGATATTTGAATGATGGTATTTTTGTCCTATGCTTCCTTATCTCTCCCAGCATCTTGGGCACTACTGCTCAGCCAAGTACCAGATGTTTTCCACCAAGTCATCCTCAAGATGATGCCTGCACATCAaatgccctggccagctagccaGCCAGAGCCCAACAGCCACCCCCAACTTCACTCACCAACTCCACACAATTTTACCAGGCCATAAAATTATTAAGTATCACTTAAAATGTTttgatataattataaaaaaagtacagaaaacaACCTCAACCTCTCAATTGGTTGAACGGACAATGTTAGAAAAAAAGTCAGATTTTTGTTACCTTTAATATATTTGTGACAAATACTGgtgataactttttaaatacatcAATGACTCAGAAAgatcataaattattttctgagCCTCTGATTAAAAGAgctgaggagaaggaggaggaggcagaggaggagggggaggaggaggaggaagaggaggagggggaggaggaggaggaggaggagagaagggagggaaattAGAGGGGACCGAAGTCCCGGATTCTACAGAAGCTGGGCAACATCCAGAGTTGTTCTCCAGGATGGGAATTTGGAGTAGAACAGGCTTTGGCAAACTCAGCCGAACCTATTGGGTTTGCAGAGACACAAGGGTGTCCAGTGGATGAAACCTCAGTTGGTGACACAGAAGTTAGCAGTGTCCATAGACATTCCAGGGTCTGGGAGGAAAAACAAACTATGGTAAACTTGGTAAATAACACGGACTCAGCCCAACTAGCCGCAATACCAGAAACTCTCATGCAAGACCAGTGGCTTACAAACTTGCTCAAAGTTCTGAGTTGGAAATGTGACTAGTCTCAATGAGTCTCCACGCTAAAACAGCAATGGAGAACAAAGGCAGGCGTCCCCTGGGTTTAGGGAACAGGAACAAAGCAGCCTTCGGAAGTCACCCCAGGATGCCGGGATCCAGGGCTCAGTACCGCAGGATTGTTCGCGGAGGGTTTATCCGCCAGCACAGGCCGGGCTTCGGAGTCCCTGGCTACACGCGCCGTGTCCACTGAGCGGCGCCTCTTCGCTCGAGCCTGAACTGTTGACTCTTGAGTTCCCTGTTCCCGGGGACGACGACCACGAACACACTTGCCAGTTGGCTGAAGATCCCGGGCAGAGGGACCCGGGGTTGGCGGCAAGGATGGCTCGGATTTCGAGGAGCAGCGGGAGGCAGCAGCTCCGGCCTGGGCAGCAGAGGCAGCGCCCCGGGCTGGCGAGGGGCGCACGGACGCCTGGCGCACAGGGACGCGGCGTCGGGGCCCACTGCCCGTGCCCGCCGGCCTAGGGCTGCGCGGGGACCGCCGGGGCAGGAGGTACTTCAGGCCCAGCGCGGTTCTCCTCGCGGACCGGCCCGCCCTCCAGGTGCTCAGCTCCCGGCTGTCCGGCGCCGTGGGTTCCACGTGGTCCACAACAGTCCGGTCCTGCCCGCGTTTCCACTGCTCGTAGCGCTCGGGCTGCAGGATGCGCACAAAGGCGTCCATGGAAAAGCTGACCTTGGCTTCCCCGCAGCTGCACTGAGAGGCCACTTTGCCATAGTCGATCCATCGCAGGGTGGCAAAGTTGATGGCTTCCGCACAGTTGAAGCCATGGTTGAAGCCAGCGTGGTAGCCATAGGGAAACGTCACCATGAACTCTCCGGCCTCCTGAGTGATGCGACTGAAGGGGATCCCGTTCTCCCTGAGCACAGTGGGCGAGATGAGAGCCACCTTGTGCCGCAGGAAGGCCTCACAACCCCGAGCGCTGCCTGGGAACAGCTCCCTGGCCAGGCGTTCCAGGCGCTGGCCGTGCTCTGGGGGCACTGCGTACCAGGTTTTGGGCTCCCCGAAGTGCAGGTAGTTGATGCTGTAAAGGTCCATGTCTTCCGTGTGCCAAGCAAAGGTGGTCTTCCACATGCCAAAGTACAGGTACGGTGTGTTGACGCCTTCGATGACAACTCCACACTCCTGCTCCAGCAGGTCCTGAATGGTTCCCAAGTGGCCAAGGTTCCACTCTTTAGTGTTTACATCAAATAAGGAGCCACTGATGTCAGCGCCATAGATGGGCGAATGGTAGAGCCGGGTTTTCCAATATTTTCGCTCCAAATCCTCAAAATCCAAGTGTGGTGGAGTGCGGTATTTTCCACTGTTTGCCAGGTGGCGGTACtcccccacagtcatggctttCTTCCTCTTGTGGTATTGAATAAACACGCCTGCCCGGCCATGGGCCACCTGCTGGAGAGGAGTGGCTATTAAGATGTCACTGATATCATCATAGGTCTGTCTGGCTTTCCATTCCTTGGGCGGAATTATCTTAGCCAGACCAGCTCGGTGGGCACCTTGGGATTCTATGGAAGCAATGTATTTATCAAAATCATTAAACTCTTCTTTGGTTGGATAAAATATCATTATATTACAATTTGGGTTCTGGGCACAATTAGCCTTAGACTTCATAGCTTCCATGAATACGAAACAAACTCCAACGATTTCTAGAGTGTTTTAGGTAGTTGAGGATGCTGGAAAATGCTACTTTTTCAAAAATGAGTTTGAACTGAGGTAGCAGGAACCACTAGTGGACTTTTATGAAAATTAGATAGTAGTGTAGGGCTTGCTAATTCACCGAGAGACTCTGCTCTGGTGGTAGCTTTGCCCAAGGCTGAGACTCTGCAATGTTCCTCAGTTGGCTGTGACCTCTTGAGGTCTATGGGGTCACAAGTCCTGGCTGGAGAACACCAAAGGTAGTGTCTTCAAAGCGGGTTTGAAACAAAACCtaaggaaaagaatacagaaaggtTTAAAATGTTAGGAAAAAGTTATTAGGGAACTACAAATAAAATACCACCCTGGGTTATTATTGCACACTCAAAGAAAGGCTAAAATTTTATAACATTGACAATATAAGAGATGGTATAAATGTGGAACAATTGAATTTTCATACCTTAGTAGAGAGAATAGAATCATTTCACTTTTGAAAacaatttgggcctgaccaggcggtggcgcagtggatagagcgttggactgggatgccaaggacccaggttcaagaccccgaggtcgctggcttgagcatgggctcatctggcttgagcaaaataaaaaatgctcaccagcctgacctgtggtggctcagtggataaagtgtggacctggaaatgctgaggtcaccggttcgaaaccctgggcttgcctggtcaaggcacatatgggagttgatgcttccagctcctcccccacttctctctctctctgtctctcctctctgtctttccctctcctctctaaaatgtatataaaaaaaaaatgctcaccagcttagacccaaggtcgctggctcgagcagggggttactcggtcagctgagggcccgcagtcaaggcacatatgagagagcaatcaatgaacaactagggtgtcgtggcgaaaaactgatgattgatgcttctcatctctctctgttcctgtctgtctgtccctatctatccctctctctgactctttctcgctctgtccctgtaaataaaaaaaaaacaatttggaCAGTATCTACTAAAACTGGGCATATGCATGCTTAGAAAAGAGAACAGATGCATGTAGAAAAGAGAACAGATGCATGTAGAAAAGAGAACACATACATGTGCTATAATCCAACTGTTATCACATGCCTAGAAAATGTGTGCTGCTGTGCACAAAAGTCATATTCAAGAATGTTcataacaaaattatttctagtagccaaatattaaaaataacccaaatatccatcataGTAGAATGGGTAAATATATTGTGGTGTACTCAtacaatgaagagaaacaaaaactacatttaaatacagaaataattttataaatataataatgagcaAAATCATTCACACTCAAAGTAACACCTATTCCATGATGTCATTTATATGAATATTAAGATGTGTTAAGGTAATCATGCTAGAAGTCACAGTGGTTACctttgggaaagagagagattgtgAGTGTGGACATAAGGTGGTCTCTGGTGTGATGTTAATATTCCGTTTTAATCCTAAGTGTTAGTTACATGACCATCAGAATAGCTAATGTGATAATTTGTCAAGCTTTGACAACTTTCATAAATTtctgtatgtttatttaaaaatatagtttaggGTGAAAAGCTTTAAAGAACagtaaaatacatatttcattatattaaaagtaaaggaaggaatgagttaaaataaatgaactaaacatTTCATTGAAGAAGGTATAAAATAAGAAGAGTAAAGAAATAGTAAAGATTAAAGGTTATTAATGAAAGATAATACATGCAAAACAGAGAGGTGATGACCAAAAATGTTCTTTGAAGAGACTAATAAAAGCAACAAACCTGGGCATAACTGATcatgagaaaagaaggaaggtaaaaataaacaatactaGGAATCAAATTATGCTCAAAGCTAGTAATATAGTAGAGAATTCCTAAAACCTCCAAAGACAATCTTAGCAACTTGACATTAAGATTTTGAAAAGAGAACAATTTTCTAGAGAGGAAATATACCCAAAGTGaatccaagaaaaaaaactagaaagttTGAATATACAGTATAAAAATCTGGTtctgcctgagcaggtggtggcgcagtggttagagcatgggactgggatgtggaggacccaagtttgagaccctgaggtcaccagcttgagcgagggctcatctggtttgagcagagctcaccagcttggactcaaggtcgctggctcgagcaagggattactaggtctgctgtagcccctcggtcaaggcacatatgagaaagcaatcaatgaacaactaaggtgttgcaacgaaaaactaatgattgatgcttctcatctctcttcgttcctgtttgtctgtccttatctatccctctctctgactctgtctctgtaaattaaaaaaaaaaaaaatctggttctAAGTATGATCCCTAAATCCTATCAAGTCACATCATTTTATAGGTGAATCTAAAAATGTAAGCAACAGTTAACTCTTATTATGCAAATTCTTTCAGAGCAAAAAAAgagttggagcctgacctgtggtggcgcagtggataaagcatcgacctggaaatgctgaggtcgccggtttgaaaccctgggcttgcctggtcaaggcacatatgggagttgaagcttcctgctcctccctcccttctctctctctctctctctcccccctctaaaaaaatgaataaataaataaaaataattaaaaaaaaaaagagttggcgAGCTGCTCAGATGATGCTGTCCCTGACTCTGACAGCAAAATTAGAGAAGGACAACAGAAAACACCACCAGCCATCTTTGTTTATAAACATAGATGAAAACATGCTAAATAGAATACTATCCAAATATGCCAATGTATCAAAAGAATAATACTGTACATCATAACCAAACAGAATGTATcaggaataaaagaatgttatcccaataaatttaattaaaaacaaaaaaacttctttaAGGTACAGAgttcaatgtaaaaaataaataccaagtattattctttttttttttttttcctgaagctggaaacggggagagacagtcaga of Saccopteryx bilineata isolate mSacBil1 chromosome 1, mSacBil1_pri_phased_curated, whole genome shotgun sequence contains these proteins:
- the KDM4D gene encoding lysine-specific demethylase 4D: MEAMKSKANCAQNPNCNIMIFYPTKEEFNDFDKYIASIESQGAHRAGLAKIIPPKEWKARQTYDDISDILIATPLQQVAHGRAGVFIQYHKRKKAMTVGEYRHLANSGKYRTPPHLDFEDLERKYWKTRLYHSPIYGADISGSLFDVNTKEWNLGHLGTIQDLLEQECGVVIEGVNTPYLYFGMWKTTFAWHTEDMDLYSINYLHFGEPKTWYAVPPEHGQRLERLARELFPGSARGCEAFLRHKVALISPTVLRENGIPFSRITQEAGEFMVTFPYGYHAGFNHGFNCAEAINFATLRWIDYGKVASQCSCGEAKVSFSMDAFVRILQPERYEQWKRGQDRTVVDHVEPTAPDSRELSTWRAGRSARRTALGLKYLLPRRSPRSPRPAGTGSGPRRRVPVRQASVRPSPARGAASAAQAGAAASRCSSKSEPSLPPTPGPSARDLQPTGKCVRGRRPREQGTQESTVQARAKRRRSVDTARVARDSEARPVLADKPSANNPAVLSPGSRHPGVTSEGCFVPVP